Part of the Zea mays cultivar B73 chromosome 4, Zm-B73-REFERENCE-NAM-5.0, whole genome shotgun sequence genome is shown below.
acaagtgccgcacttactgccgagtgcgaagctgccacatacaacaacaggggagcccctggcattggtggagttaatgttgttagatctatcaggtattgcttgagttcttcgaaagctttttgttgagctggaccccattgaaagacttcagctgattttagcacctcgaagaaaggtagatttctttccgctgatctagatataaacctgttaagagatgccagtcttcctgtcaacctttgggccccctttcttgtggttggtggctccattcgaagtatagcttcgattttatttgggttagcttcaattccctttgttgaaaccaagcatccaaggaacttacccttctttactccgaagacacatttttctggattcagcttcagaccagcttgtctgaagctggcgaaggtctcctgcagatcagcaatatggtcttcttgcttcgtgctttttacaataatgtcatcaacataggtcaacacatttctgcctatctgagattggagaaccttcgcagtcatcctgctgaaactccctccagcattcttaagcccctcaggcatccgaagatagcaatatgtaccacttggggttatgaaactagtcttcggctcatcctcctttttcatccagatctgatgatagcctgagtaacaatccaggagactcatgagttccgaagaagctgctgcatcaactaaagagtctatccttggcagcgggaactcatccttcggacaagccttgttgagatctgtgaaatcaatacacattctccactttccattggccttcttcaccataacagtgttagctagccattctggatacttcacttctctgataactcctgcacttaggagtctttttacttcgttgcgagccccttcggccttgtcatcagacattttccgaagcctctgcttgcggggtctgaaggatgggtcaacattgagcgaatgttcaataacgtcccgattcactccacaaagatcattggctgaccatgcaaaaacatctttattgttgaataaaaaccttatcaaggttttctcttgatcttcagataattgcgagcccaataacaccttctgctctgctatatcctcacacagcagcatgggcttcggctgatcagccgaagctgctttttccctcctgaacttgtactgttcacaagcttcaactccatctatattatggattgccttggaatcagtccagcttccttcggcccttctggcagcttcctgactcccatgaatagcaataggcccttggtccgaaggtatcttcatgcagagataagctgggtgaagaattgcttcaaaagcatttagggtaccacgaccaatgatggcgttgtaggggtattccatgtcaacaatatcaaacataatttgctcagtccttgtgttattaacaaatccgaaggttaccagcatggtaatcttcccgagtgccacaatctgccgccctccgaagccacaaagagggtgcgtagcatcatgaatcttgtcttcaggctcttgcatctgtctgaaggctttggcaaatataatatcagctgcactgcctgtgtcaactaggacattgtgaaccagaaaccctttgatcacacaagaaatgaccatagcatcattgtggggatagtccttgagctgaagatcttcctgagagaaggtaattggaatgtgagaccattttgacttaatgaagggtccctgcacgccaacatgctgcacccttctctgagcctccttcttctgctttttgttagctggctctgagcaagaaccgcctgttatcgggagcaccagcttcgaagccgaagcagctccagcttgagtgttgaacgaagccatcagctcagaaaggtggaagtgagttgaccggaggtgggcgccaatgttggggacttgttctcaaatgctaagaattaagaacaaggcaacacaaaaatgttaggtgttaaggtccttcgtcctccataacgatatatcccttcgggatataaagcatctcggacgaaggttacgaaggacataccttcgtaagcataacaacgaagaatgaagcattcacataaatcatggaatatgaaataaacatttaaatattgtcatagaattatctctacttgtattaatgaatataaatgactttgaattacaaatgtaccttcggtcctgcggaaggcaaaagtacaagcgagatgcgaaagcaaatgactggttcacgtgaacagtacagaggtactgttcatctatttataggcacaggtcgcagcctgtgacaaattacaattatgccccttgcgaaagtttacagcattgactcagacctatatgtataaaaaggtcattctatctctatgtcggtttaaaacgccgaagctccatgaaaagggaccttcggccatctcttggagacgacttcagccgaagctgcttcttcgtgtgagaccttcggcgcaccgaagcacgaccccaacatatcccaaacctgaatattatatcttgtatgaattccactgccttgactgaagttagagaagtgatgggtttgtattctatccatttggtgaatttatcaatggcgaccaacacatgagtatagcctccctgagctttcttgaagggtccaatcatgtccagtccctagcacgcaaatggccatgttacgggtatggtctgcagttgctgtgctggtaaatgttgttgctttgacaagaattggcaagcttcacatctctcgactaactcggctgcatcactctttgctgtcggccagtagaaaccaaaCCTGAAGACTTTCCCAACCAAAGTCCTGGATGTTGTGTGTATTCCACACTGTCCGGCGTGAATCTCATCTAGTACCTGCCTCCCAGTTAccgattgtaacaccccaggtgtttatattctgctcgacaacgagtacggatttaagcacgcaatatcagtggataaaacgaattttaaattttaatcatcctcgcctatcgcgattttaatatcgcatctgtttcgtttGTCGCGAATGCGACATTGTTTTTATTAAATTTATCCGAGCTCTTCCGAAATTTTCGTGTTATTCGGAACGTAGTCGTTCTGAACATCGGTGCGTTCGAtgtttatttaaaattcatcgctcgcataaatgcgaattcggaagcccgactaaCTCGGACGATTTTTATCCTgaacaaattaatttgaactcgacgatTAAAATGTTCGGGGTCAAAATAATTAGAATCGTGTGAAATATTATGCGAGGTTATAATTCCATTAATACTTAAGCACGTTGTTGGGGCGACGAAAACGAGTGTACATTAGCGGATCGGGTTTTGGCTAATTTCGGTCGAATCACGCAGAACAAATTATCAGTGCCGAAATCAGTTCATTTCGGTCTGTTGCTTCTCGCCCGGATCCAAATCTTCGAATATACGCAATTATTAAATAGTTTAATTCGCCAAATCCAAAGAATGAAATGTGTATTCGTGTAGCTTGTCGACCCGTGCACAGCGCTAAAAATCTGGATTTAGAAATATCTACGCTTTCCTTTAAAAAAAATAGAAAGATCAAACAAAAAAGGAAAAATCTTCACGGTGCTCTCTCTCTCCTTATTAAACTGCACGGTACGCTGATTTTTCTCTCCTAGCGTCACCGTTCTTATCTGTTCCAGCCGCAGCCTTGATTTTTCCTACCGTGTGTGCCTGTCTTCTTTCCTGGGAGAAAAATCACGCTGCTCCATTCTCTGGTTTCTTTCAGCCGCTCACCGCCGGTGAGATCGCAGCCGTCGTTCTTATCTTCTTGCGCCGCTCCTCTGTTGCCGCTTAAGTATTGGATAAAATCCTGCGCGCCGAGGTTCTTCCTCATGGCGCTCGGCCTCTTCCCAGCGCTACCGGCCATCCCTCTGCTCGCCCTCGCTCCCTCTGTTGGCTCAGACCGCGCCCCCTTCTCGGCCCCATCTCCATGGCGTCCGGCCGGATCTCCAGTGCCGCGCCGGCTTGGAGCTTCCATGGTCGCATCTCTTTTTCCCTGTGATTTCATGACGTCCCTGCGTCGCATATTCCCCGAGCTCGTCGCCATGGCTGCACCCAGCAGCTCCCTGCCGCGCCCAGCTCTTCGCCCTTTTCCCTATGGCGCGTCTCCCGGCCCTGGCTCAACGATCTGCGTTCTCCCTGCTCTCCCAAGCAACGCGTCGTGGAGCTCCTCCTTGCGCGCGCCCAGTCAGCGCCTGTGCGCTGCGGTTTCCTCTTCATCTTCCTCAAGCTCGCCGAGCGGTTCTTCCCCCAGCACATCTCCCTGCCCAATCGCCCCATTTCCTCATCTCCCTCGAGCTCGCCCCTGCCTCAGCTTGGACTGCGCTGCTCGGCTCTAGTGAAAGAAGATCCCTCTGCCCAGCCGCTCCTTGCTCCCTGCACGCCGGAGCTCGCCCAGCTCGGCCTCCTCCCCACGCGCGTCCTTGGTTTCTTGCTCGCCCAGCCGTTTCTCCCTGCAAGCTTCGGCTCCCTGCGCGTCTGCTCCAGCTCGGCCATGGCCGTCGCAGCCAAGTCCCTTTCCCCCAGCCGGTTTTTCTGCGCGCGAAGTTCCTTTGGCTGCGCCCTCCCTTTCTCTTCCAGCTCGCGCAGGTCTGCTGCTCATCTCCCATGGTGGTTGGTCACTGCTGCGCAGCTTCCTGGTGCCGCGACCCCCGCCGTGATCTCCTCTACCGCGCCGAATTGCGCAGCGCCGTTGACGCCTGCCGATTGTTCGATACTTTGCGCGGCTAGTCGTCGCGGTCATACACAGCAGTGCCTGCTCCCAGCTCCGCGCCCCAGTCCCTAGTGCCCGA
Proteins encoded:
- the LOC100193754 gene encoding uncharacterized protein LOC100193754, coding for MARLPALAQRSAFSLLSQATRRGAPPCARPVSACALRFPLHLPQARRAVLPPAHLPAQSPHFLISLELAPASAWTALLGSSERRSLCPAAPCSLHAGARPARPPPHARPWFLARPAVSPCKLRLPARLLQLGHGRRSQVPFPQPVFLRAKFLWLRPPFLFQLAQVCCSSPMVVGHCCAASWCRDPRRDLLYRAELRSAVDACRLFDTLRG